In a single window of the Globicephala melas chromosome 10, mGloMel1.2, whole genome shotgun sequence genome:
- the CREBL2 gene encoding cAMP-responsive element-binding protein-like 2 isoform X3, which produces MDDSKVVGGKVKKPGKRGRKPAKIDLKAKLERSRQSARECRARKKLRYQYLEELVSSRERAICALREELEMYKQWCMAMDQGKIPSEIKALLTGEEQNKSQQNSSRHLKAGKTDANSNSLRICSLQ; this is translated from the exons ATGGATGACAGTAAG GTGGTTGGAGGTAAAGTGAAGAAGCCCGGCAAACGTGGTCGAAAGCCAGCCAAAATTGACTTGAAGGCAAAACTCGAGAGGAGCCGGCAGAGTGCAAGAGAATGCCGGGCCCGAAAAAAACTGAGATATCAGTATCTGGAAGAGTTGGTATCCAGTCGGGAAAGAGCCATTTGTGCCCTCAGAGAGGAACTGGAAATG tACAAGCAGTGGTGCATGGCAATGGACCAAGGGAAAATCCCTTCTGAAATAAAGGCCCTACTCACTGGAGAAGAGCAGAACAAATCTCAGCAGAACTCAAGCAGGCACCTGAAAGCTGGGAAGACAGACGCTAACAGCAATTCCT
- the CREBL2 gene encoding cAMP-responsive element-binding protein-like 2 isoform X4 has product MDDSKVVGGKVKKPGKRGRKPAKIDLKAKLERSRQSARECRARKKLRYQYLEELVSSRERAICALREELEMYKQWCMAMDQGKIPSEIKALLTGEEQNKSQQNSSRHLKAGKTDANSNSW; this is encoded by the exons ATGGATGACAGTAAG GTGGTTGGAGGTAAAGTGAAGAAGCCCGGCAAACGTGGTCGAAAGCCAGCCAAAATTGACTTGAAGGCAAAACTCGAGAGGAGCCGGCAGAGTGCAAGAGAATGCCGGGCCCGAAAAAAACTGAGATATCAGTATCTGGAAGAGTTGGTATCCAGTCGGGAAAGAGCCATTTGTGCCCTCAGAGAGGAACTGGAAATG tACAAGCAGTGGTGCATGGCAATGGACCAAGGGAAAATCCCTTCTGAAATAAAGGCCCTACTCACTGGAGAAGAGCAGAACAAATCTCAGCAGAACTCAAGCAGGCACCTGAAAGCTGGGAAGACAGACGCTAACAGCAATTCCT gGTGA